From the genome of Diabrotica virgifera virgifera chromosome 8, PGI_DIABVI_V3a:
ttaagctacttcaaatgtagctgtaattctgcgcaaaaattttgaagcaaaacttacatttgacattctatatatttgataacgtcaaattttataataaaacccgtaatcagAACAGtacccactttctgtcagttgttgttgcgtgaaatagatttccgacttatttcgtatgctttaagtgatgacgcacgggtaaagactcgcggactcaactgtaatagAATACGTGTATTGAAAATACGTAGAACATTTTTAACTACAGCCTAACAAACGCACGTGCCTCTATTGAGTATAAAAcagatatgaaaaaagaagaattaaaagtAGAACTAGAAGAGATGAATAGATCAATCAAAGGACCATCAAGAATGTAATGACAATGGAATCAGACTTGTAAATTCCGCAGCATCTTTGAACATGAttaaaagtaagtatgtacagccggttcctaaaaaaactgatacgactcttagtaagatttgatcatgttgagcagtgtatttgattgatctgacattatatttattatgacagacaaataataaaataaacaaacaactgattacatattatgttaattcataaattgtactaattattagggtctaaatgtttatattattttggattcctgtattttataaagagtataaatatgatagtttttacatcaaatagatcacataattattgtaaacgtggattatacaacaaaacaaattaatattcaatgtaaataaataaaaacttaagaaatagagaacaagtattaagttataatcttttaagatttgtagtgcaagtgcaagcgtttttgcactgcattgttaataattattaaaaaacggctccgaactcttgggagaagccgataacaataacaactaaaaaagttgtcagatacctggatatttccaagtcgtgataaaattaggtgaaatttatatttttatagtagagaaTCTttgaatccggagcaatcctgtactttttttttatttttttgaaaccggtaagcacaaaattagtttcgtgtttaaaaaaattaaaacaaactgtttaaagtatatttatttttaagaaatcatataatagaagtataacttcttacgtgcgtacaaagtacacacacattcttttttttattattattagaataaaacaaacgacttaaCTCAACAATATATTGAAGCAATAATTGTAAAAGTCTTGACTGCTTCTGTTCTGGTGTAAAAGCTTGTTTTTTTGCTGCAGTTCGGTACCTAAGACTCGATGCTTTAATTCTGCGCCAAGTTGTCTTTCTTCCCGGAAACTGTGACATaattcttgcagttttcgcatcttcaaaaggattctcttctaatctatccaaaagcgtacgatcttcatgagcggtagatatttttagtcttccagaaccttgctttctttcaagagtttcttgttctctccatcttttattaatattaaaaactgttgttctgcttacgttaaaatggtttgctacggcagatagtgaccaaccatcttctaatttcgttacaattcttgcttttagttctttgctagcgtgtggagccattttttgaggttgaaccaGAACTGTCAATACTGACGGTTCGTATGGGtcgaacagaataagctatctgacaaattttaagatttggcagtgacattgacagtatgtaaatattaagtatttatccttcaaaatacactgctcaattttctacaaaacacgcttcaagagtcgtatcagttttttttggaaccaggtgtacttCTAACATCAGCGTATACGTACATATAGCGGAGTGGACTTTAGGGATCAACGAATGCAAAGTCAGATAAACCAAGTACTAATTGATTCAAAACATGGGTCAGACATATTAGATTGCAAAAGCTATAAGGGCGCTAACATCCACGCAAAGTGTACTTACGTTGTAAGAAATTTATTCCTTACAACGTTGATGTCAAATATGCTTTAGATAATAATCAACTAACAGAACCCGCCAGAAGTGACTGAGCTTAACACAAACTGGGAGTTTATAAAAATTGCGCTTTAAGAGACAGCAGAGGGAGTGTTAGATGAGCTATTCAAACGACAGCGAAACAATTGGTTTGATCAAGAATTTAAGCGAGTAACCAAAGAGAAGAATGAGCCGTATCTCAGGGATATGAAGGTAGAGAACCGATGGAGGTAGAGTGTAGAGCACGAGGAGACTGAACTACTAACCATCGAAGAAGTAAATAAAACAGTTcaatttctaatgaaaaatttattttgtaaaagcttTCGACGCACTTACAAACGCTAGTATGTTACCTTTTCAATTTCATTATCCTATGATCACGGTACGGTATCTTTAAATTTACTGATCGATAGTAGTGCTATCTCATTTTATAAGTTGATAACAGTTTTCACAATCTTTAAATGcaaaattttataatttcatattttatttctCTCAATACAGACGTTTTATACTTTCGTCTTCAAGTCATCTCAGTTCGCATTTCTTTGGATCTACTTTAAATTATTCTTATTTGAATATGGTGTCCTAACTATGTTTCTTCTGTCTTAAtccataattttatttttaacgcgTAGTGTTGCAAATGACAAGGGAAAACAATACAATAAAAATGACAATTATAcaagggaaaatccagggcaagagaagtgtaagaaggagaagaatctcatggttgcgtaacttgagggaatggtacctacggatgcacatcaaccgaactattcagagcagcagcatctaagatcagaatagcgtgatgattgccaacctccgtcgtggagatggcacgtaaagaagaataAGTTGCAAATGAGCCTCTGAAAATTTGTTTGCTTTCTtgcattattattttttcatttgaGCTCTTGTATTACATTATGGGAAAAATGTGTATTTGGTATCTTATTTTGTTTGAACACTGCTATGTATTTTTCACAATTAATGAATGTCTTGAAGTCAAAGAAGATAGACTATATAGAAGATAGACTATACAGATTTACCAAAAATGGTAAATGGAACCCCCATTAACAACATAATGTTATGCAGATGAAACTGTATCCCCACTGTATCCTTCGTTTttaagaagacaaaatttataagAACACCGAAAACCTAAAGAAGTAACGAGAATCTGCCAATAAACGGACCAATGTCGAAGGAGTTGACAAATATGCAcatcttggaacaatgattaaCCCCACAAATGATTACTTTCAAGAGTTCCAGGAAAGCAAAATCAGAAGAGAAAATGAGAAGAGTGCTCTGCAAAAGAGATTTAAAGTTGGAACTAAAGCTTGGCGAGGTGCTACGGTTCCTTGACTTTGCTTTATGGagtggaagcttggaccttgaatacGGCATCAATAAAAAAAGGGGGTCTTTCGAGTTGTGGGTATGTAGAAAATATCGtagacagaacacgtcacaaacaaagaaaGAGGGTCTGAGAAAGATGAGTAAAGAAATGGAAAtacttaaatacaatcaaaagaAGAAAATTGGAATACCTCGGACGTATTaaacgtggagagagatacaacttttTCCAACTGATTATGCAGAGaaagatccaaggaaaaagaagcaggGAGACGTAGAATATTTGCTGCGCAACCAAAGAGATCAAATCAACTGGACTTTTTAGAGCAGTCCGAATAACTATGATGATTGTCATTGCCGACCTCCATGCCTCCGTAGAGGAGATAGATACTTGAAGAAGAAGCAAGATAGGTACCAAATTaattctctaaatatttctataaaaactAGACGATGAAACAATTGAACAAGTGTCATGGTTCAAATATTTAGGAGGGTTCATTAACGAAAATGGAAATATTGAAACAGAAGTAGACAGCAGAATAAGAAAAACGGAAAGACTTTTTCATGCTTTAGGGAACGCTCTGCTCAATAAGAAGAAAATCACTAGACAGACGAAGTTGAAGGTCTTTAATTCCATCTACGTGCCGACACTAACTTATAGCAGCGAATCATGGATAATAAACCAACGTAATGCTTCAAGAATACAGGCTGTGGAGATGAAATATCTAAGGAGAGTACTTGGAGTCTCCAGGAGGAATCGTATCATAAACGGGATATCAGAAAGCGCTTGCAAACAAAAGCAGTTCTGGATAGAGTTGAAGAAAATCAGCTGCGATGGTTTGGCCACCTGAAGCGAAATGAGAGACTTCCCAAAATAGTCTGGGAGTGTAAGGCGCAAGGCAAAAGTAAAAGAGGCAGACCTCAGCTAACATGGAACAACAGCATTGAGAAGGCTTTaacgaaaagaaatatagacTTCAGGCAAGCAAAAACTTTGACAAACAACAGCAGAGAATTGAGAAGAACTTATACTGCAGCGCCACGATAAAAGAGtcataatttatttttagattttaattaGGTTGTATGTAgttattatacagtgctagtcaaaagtccgtacccccctcatatcttttgaacggttatggttatacctataatagtgaaatttgtagggaggaaataaacggacgtaagcttcttaactagtcatgacaggtgacgtaattatgacagatgactttacagcgccactgtgacagataattttaaatgggaccttatggcaagtgatacctcgtttgaaaggtattgacaatacctattcagtcatgctaattttgtttgagtttaagctaattttgaggaataaatgaaataaatataaaattgtagtttcgcatttaattaataaaaattcaaaattccgcatatgattacttgtcaaaatggttgacgttgacgtaaaaactactagagaattgaaaaatgtcaacttttttgacaaaaaaaccataggcggacatttgaatttttattaattaaatgcgaaactacaatattatatttatttaatttattcaaaaaaatcaaaattaactaaaacccaaaaaaattagtatgagtGAATacgtattttgaatacctttcaatgGAGGTGttacttgccataaggtcccatttaaaattatcggtcacagtggctctgtaacgtcatctgtcactattacgtcacctgtcatgactggTTAaaaagcttacgtccgtttatttcctccctccaaagttcactattataggtataaccgttcaaaagatacgagggggggtacggaattttgactagcactgtataagtttatatttatttttgaaatgtaaaatttGATTTTCGACACTGGCGTCAGCCGGTAAAAGAAATAAAGATTATGTAATGTAtgtattaggctattgattatgtattttagaaaggaactagaacgttaacggggttttattgtttaatataatCAATAGAcctttaaatatgaaaaaaccgcggagtgctaccatttatgggggtgcgtttttgagaaaggggtgaattagtccctaggcactgGGCGAattagggtaagttctatgcacttttggcacaaacacgtctacaggaaaattgttgcagggtaaatttactatcgaaatatcacattttaaagtaaaaaatattttttttgcaaaaatatattcaaaagaaaagcaagagaacaacacgaaagatagcaattttgttttttgtcccataactttttcccATTGGAAGATAGGTATAGGCACTGCTTCATAGAAAAAAAAACTTCcgtccttcctctttaaaatagTGTTTTCTAGAACTCTCTATAATTTATAGTttacaaaatatgatttttcaaagttcgttactcacagcgattttggcccattttccttgttacttcgcaaacattgttctgtaacttttttctacgcagctttaggtatatgcaatggtacttttagtaggaagaaaagtcaatcacctttaaaatggtctattgtagaaggctgtgttactatttttaagcaagatatggtttttgaaaattttttactattaatgaattttgatatatttgtcgattatttttaaatttctcattgtaactttttttgttgTATATTTAgttatatacattgtgcaataaaaaaaagcctattttctttactttaaaatggtgtattgtaaaaaattctaggactatttttaaacaagatatgatttctcaaaatgtgacatatacacatcaTGCTacaggtcccactaagttggaaccatatggaaaacttttttattattaactttatggaaaaaaaattaaaatttttctgaaattacagatactcttggatatcctacggatgttttgtttaaaaataatcttagacttttttgcaatacaccattttaaagtaaagaaaataagcttttttctattgcacaatgtatatacctaaatgtacaagaaaaaaagtcataataagaaatttaaacaataatcataaaaatatcaaaaatcattaaaagtataaaatcttgaaaaatcataacttgcttaaaaatagtcacacaaccatatacaatatactattttaaaGGTAATGGACTTCTATTTCTACTAAACCTACCATTACATATatctagaaatgcgtagaaaaaagttacagaacaatgtttgcaaaataatggggaaaatcgcccaaaaatgctgtgagcggctaaatttgaaaaatcctaattcggaaaatataaatcctagtGACTTTTACTAAAcgttattttaaagagaaaggactgaagttatttttcgctgaagcaatatctatacctatatccctgaggaaaaaagttatgggacaaagaacaaaattgctttcttgcttttcttttgaatatatttttgtaaaaaaaatattttttacttcaaaatatatgtatttcgatagtaaatttaacctggaacaattttcctgtgaACGTGTTTGtgccaaaagtgcatagaactcaccctattTCACCCTgggcctagggactaattcacccctttctcaaaaacgcacccatttaaatggtagcactccgcggttttttcaagaggtccattgaccatatgagataataaaatctccttaacgttgtagttcctgttagctctcttattttgaacataatcaatagcctatataggTATTTCTATAAAAACAGTACTAAATAGACCACAAATAATCAAAACATTCAAATGGAGTAAAAATATGAATGAATACTTGTAATTTAGcggttttttttaaatgttattcatagttgtaataaataatGATGTTACGATAATTATTTATagatcaattattatttattaaatgtaGGTTAGCGGCTAAATGATAATCCATTTCTAGAAAAATCGTAACAATCAGTAAAAACCAATGTTTTTAATCAAGTGATATCACTGTTCCAATAATTCTATTGAAATTTCGAGAATCGCTGTCAAAGGACGAAATGAGTCAACGCTGCCATGACCAAAACTTCTTTCTTCGCCGTTGCATCTGGCGAACCCCTCGATGCGGCTAAGAGCACGGCGGTGGGGATACGGGCCTGTCACTCCCCTCTCAGAATGCGTTCTCTCTGGCAGAGCGAAGCAGGCGGTGAATGTAGTTTCAGTTTGGAGTGAACACATTGGGGACCGTAGAAGTTTTTGTGATCGGTTGCGTACACACAACAAATATtacaacaataataaaaaaacagtaatACATGTTAGGTCGTACGACGGCCTGATTGATTTGTCCGCGAGTGCGTGTGTGCCAGTGTAGTTCGTCAAAATGTTTGATGTTTTCGGTTCAGTGAAAGGTCTCCTGAAGATCGACCAAGTATGCATAGACAACAACATATTCCGCTTGCATTACAAAGCAACCGTGATCATCCTAGTGTCCTTTTCTTTATTAGTAACAAGCCGACAATACATAGGAGACCCTATAGACTGCATAGTTGACGAAATTCCTTTAAATGTTATGGACACATATTGTTGGATTTACTCCACGTTTACCGTTCCCGACAGATTAACTGGACACATAGGCAAAGACATCGTCCAGCCAGGAGTAGCTAGCCACGTCGATGGCAAAGACGAAGTTAAGTATCATAAGTATTACCAGTGGGTCTGCTTTGCGTTGTTCTTCCAAGCCATGCTCTTCTACGTGCCCAGATATTTATGGAAAACCTGGGAGGGTGGCCGTGTTAAAATGCTAGTGCTCGATCTCAACTGTCCCATCGTCTCAGAAGACTGTAAGAAAGACAGAAAGCAATTATTAGTGGACTATTTCACAACAAATTTACATTTGCAAAATTTCTATGCGTACAGATTCTTCATATGCGAAGTCCTCAACTTCGCCAACGTGGTCGGGCAAATATTCTTCATGGACTTTTTCCTCGACGGTGAATTCAGTACATACGGTAGCGATGTACTCTCTTTCACCGAAATGGAGCCCGAGCAGAGAGTCGACCCAATGGCCAGGGTATTTCCTAAAGTAACCAAGTGCACCTTCAACAAATACGGTCCTTCGGGTACCGTGCAGCGATTCGATGGGTTGTGTGTCCTTCCACTCAACATCGTCAACGAAAAAATCTACGTCTTCCTCTGGTTCTGGTTCATCCTTCTCAGCGTCCTCTCTGGAATATCTTTGCTGTATCGCGTTGCTGTCATATTCGCACCCAAGATCAGGCTGTATCTGCTTAGAACCAAATGCCGTATCGCCGCCTACGACCAGGTGGAAACGATAGGTAACAAGTGCGAGATTGGAGATTGGTTCGTTCTTTACCAATTGAGCAAAAACATAGATCCTCTCATCTTCAAAGAAGTCATCAATGATCTATCGAAAAAACTCGAAGGTAAGGAGTCTGTATCGGTGTAACGCCGTACTGCTGGTATTCGGTAGGTTCGTTGAGGTACAATACATACATTTTTCTGATTGGAATGATTATTTTACTGTATATAACTTTCCTATTTTAAAAGACTATCTAGAATTTCTAAgtatcataatatttacatataaaATCGAACAAAATTCTTTATCATATTTTTATCCTCATTCAGATGAGATTCTCGTGTACAAAAACAATGCTCCATTTCAAAAGACTCTGTCTATAACTGAAACATACACTAAGCataaaaattaacgcaccaccttaaaaatgggacattttttatgtctcgtattttttctaaacctgttatctgattttagtgattttttagtatattatagctttgcTCTTCAGGAATATCGATGTATGTAATAATATTAATGCTAAACAGGTagtttcattgtataccgggtgtacaatgatagtgtgttttttcctcaaagtttggaataCCCTGGGAAATATTCTAGcgaatataaaatattaaaactcaactgtagccttggCCTTAcataacattttgctttttgattcattcgcttatgtgggataataaaagagttaggtAAATACTTTACCAACTAGCCATgctattcatcaatacagggtgtttctaaataagtgcgacaaactttgaaGGGTAACtcttcatgaaaaaataatgaccgtttgctttataaacatatgtccacaaatacttcgtttcctatgggatgttgaattttttcttacaaactgacgatatatttattgctctaaaactggttgagatatgcaaatgaaatttggtaggttttaaaaggtggttattgcgcattttttgacatacaactaagaattttatattcaccattggcgtgcatacgggatgtatctaaaatgtttatacccagggccggcgataacgggcctgcaagggatgcactgcaggcgggcgcccctgtttggggggcgccagaatgagctttttctgctggtgttatacaaaatactaaaatagaaaaattcattttttaaatgtgatttaaattcgtcataatgttagttttgcatatcacacatgtaaaatatacaaaaatatgcaatgccgcATAGAATTCTTATTTCCATGTATGCCATGTAATatagtaatataatttattggtcaaagatatcatatttcaacaaaacaactttgctcttaatgagaatgctttgtttattttcttccaatttcttgcaagttgttaCTTTTAtatcagcagttatgagaggaTGAATTATTTCTAcatttctagtaaaataaacaagattttgATACTGTTTTCTTGCCGCCTGTCTAATTTATTAATAGGTATCAAGTCAAGTATTAATCCCATAAAAACATAAtacttaaaataaacattttacataaaatttagttTAGAGCTCTTTATAGTATTATTTGTACTCTGCAATTAAAGTATTCATACCTATCTAGTGTTGCATTcacttaatataaaattaaatttgttaagtactcAGTACTATTATTAAATTACTGTTTTACATTACTTCGGAAGCATAATCTtgaggttttaaagttattatttttatttagttcagTAAAAATGGATTCAGAAAACAATTATCTGGGGCCTGGGGCACAAGTCGAAcaagaaaagccgaaaaagaagaaatgacaaaaaaaaacaatcttagttctcttagccaatttcttaaaaaagttaaagtgaagttcttttgtcagatgatgggcccaataaaactgtaaccgaactATATTTACCGGGGATATTTGCGGATAGGGGGACACCGACTTAAGTCGGTGCCTCGCTCTCGCTGCGTGGAACACACTTTTTAGGACAAAAGTCCATAATcgagtcattaatagggagaaatgCTCTTCcagctacccctaaaatcaggtaGGGCATCCAAGACAACATGAAGTAACACCCTGGGCACCTAAGGTAACGTTCACAACAAAGCATCCTCATTCGTTACATGCTGCGATGGGGAGGGATGGTGTTATAtcttgggggtcagatagataccactccaggttatgggcggtcagataggtaccactccaggttacgcagtgtgaccggtttgatcttcggacatgtgggtttCACTCTCACTGTTCCATTAGAACACACATACTGTCCCCGAGGCGggggttgtacgagtatctgtatgtatgtgtgtgtgtggagAGAGGGGGGGGCACCTGTGCTAttttttgcaggcgggcaccttatactcTAGCGCCGGCactgtttatacccgtatgcacgccaatggtgaatataaaattcttagttgtatgtcaaaaaatgcacaataaataCCTCTTAacacctaccaaattttatttacatattatcTCGACCAGTTTTAGAgccataaataaatcgtcagtttgtaagaaaaaattcagcacaccgtatctcggaaacgaagcatttgtggacgtatgcttataaagcaaacagtcattattttttcatgcagaattaccccttaaaggttgttacacttatttagaaacaccctgtattgatcaattacattgctagttgttaaagtacctaacttttttattattcaacgtaagcgaatgaatcaaaaagcaaaatgttaagaaagcctaacgcTACAGTTCAGTTTTAAttgcaatattttatatacgctagaatattccatattCCACAGGGttttccaaactttgaggaaaaaacatactagcattgttacacccggtatacaatggcagttacctctttagcaataatattattacatcgatattcttgaagcaTAAAGCTgtaatgtactaaaaaaatctctaaaatcggacaacaggtttaggaaatatgagacatcaaaaatgtcccatttttaaggtggtgcgttaattttgatgcttagtgtattatcTTCTTAGATTTTCTAATAAGAATAATTTACAGATTTAAAACATCAATAAAAATGATTACCAAACAGTGAAAACAGCATTTAATTTGTGTCTATTTTGAGAGTTTTTTTAATCATGTGGACACTAAGTcagtatttaattaaaaatacagcaTGAATGAATGCTTTGCGTAAAAAATGCAAGCTTCAAGGTTTTATGAACCGTGTTTTTTAACTCGCCTATACTAATTTATGTAATAGCGTTgaattacataaaaattatataaacatcGTATTTCATGAGATTTTTAATCATTTCCCGTTCATGTCACACAATGATCAAAGACCTTTACAGCTAGGTCAAAACattcaattaaaaaaactgaTGGAAATACAAATAAGTATAATAAAAATTCTTGTCTATTAGTCACAGCTATTCAATGTGTATCATGTACATATTCaataaattaagttttttttttgtttcaaaaaagcACGACTCTAGGTAGTTTGTCACTTGAGATAGAGAACAGCAAACCTAGGCTTCTCTGATGATGCTTCCAACAAGAAGCGGAAATCGTCGATtaaggtccggtttcaccaacaacaaataaatcaatgaatagttaGTTATTCGTGGAATAAAATGTATTAGACgtttatacagtgcggtggaataagtgttgcccccccccctattaacttatttattttaagaatataagcaaaacgctcggacaggtcgatttttaaactaaccatagtatattatagcatcaacgtttcgaactttacgcgatccctcttcagatgacaggcataactttgattttttttaaataggaaagtacatcatgtgacacctcatttaaaagctcttaaaatactgatttcaaaaatgtataatactttaatcctgtttgagagcgtaggcgcaaaatttcggtcgaactctttttaaacgcatttatttttttcgaattctgagaaaactaataagtatttttgaaaaatttaaacgcagaatcaaatagtagattattaccgagggctgacagtcccttagaataaacaaaaagtttcttttgaatgatatatttgaaattaaaaaccacactaaattttctcttttttcaccactgtgacttattaacccgccgttacacgcgtcttcaattgtgacgtggttgcacgcgtatgagcgtcgccctcacctacataaatcgacttatttcgaggaagaatgaatgtcaacatgtataaatataaaataggttgtactcacatattatagaaagtctcgtaacccaattttttttattaatttaacaaaacaaaagtaaaaataatatagatcaaaagcaagttttcttaattttcaatttcagcaagccactgaagaaattaacgttctttacgcgaattcattttactaaaaacacaaattaaaattaaaaactgttctgaagctatttctttgtggcatttatgtaattaactattaatattttgtattttgataacgacgtccgaggtggaattcgaaacgtcaataaaatcaatttttcaagttaaattgtggcttatttcccaattagaataggtaaatttaaaaatgggttcttaaccagtggcgcacctagaattttcctctgggggggggaggggtttgcttgggcacctaaagttttttgtattatttgtaaaagacaagttacattttcctactttcttttatatatatttctatatgctctgggtggaattttaacccccaaacccc
Proteins encoded in this window:
- the LOC126890554 gene encoding innexin inx2, with translation MFDVFGSVKGLLKIDQVCIDNNIFRLHYKATVIILVSFSLLVTSRQYIGDPIDCIVDEIPLNVMDTYCWIYSTFTVPDRLTGHIGKDIVQPGVASHVDGKDEVKYHKYYQWVCFALFFQAMLFYVPRYLWKTWEGGRVKMLVLDLNCPIVSEDCKKDRKQLLVDYFTTNLHLQNFYAYRFFICEVLNFANVVGQIFFMDFFLDGEFSTYGSDVLSFTEMEPEQRVDPMARVFPKVTKCTFNKYGPSGTVQRFDGLCVLPLNIVNEKIYVFLWFWFILLSVLSGISLLYRVAVIFAPKIRLYLLRTKCRIAAYDQVETIGNKCEIGDWFVLYQLSKNIDPLIFKEVINDLSKKLEGKESVSV